One Setaria viridis chromosome 3, Setaria_viridis_v4.0, whole genome shotgun sequence DNA window includes the following coding sequences:
- the LOC117848243 gene encoding LOW QUALITY PROTEIN: cysteine-rich receptor-like protein kinase 6 (The sequence of the model RefSeq protein was modified relative to this genomic sequence to represent the inferred CDS: inserted 1 base in 1 codon; substituted 2 bases at 2 genomic stop codons), translating to MGTRRPTPHCFSSHIAGVAAALILAALLAPPPPILAQEQLPPWLLCGPAPASSKCKANGSYQANINQLSATLPKNTSSSPVLXATGSAGSSAPDVVYALALCRGDANASACEGCVAAAFAGAQGGCPLYKDVMVFYDLCQLCFSNRNFFLDDDYIGNTYIIRGSQLVSTPPAEAFDAAVRLLVNATANCPAENSSRRFGTGEEDFDNKSRIYALAQCTPDKTADVCRTCLTTIAYQLPTYFGGFNGGGIFGAWCSFRYELDPFFSGRPLLQLPAFVWTPPPPPPAPALPAITSQDKSRNKTGMVLLAILIPSTIAAMLAISVICLWIRRRRSAAQSVRLYTTSSDGIQGADELLLDLSVLRVATXDFAECKMLGKGGFGMAYKGVLPDGQHVAVKRLCQSSRQGIGELKXELVLVGKLHHKNLVRLIGVCLQGHEKILVYEYMPNRSLDSILFGKF from the exons ATGGGCACGCGGCGGCCCACGCCCCACTGCTTTTCTTCCCACATCGCCGGCGTTGCCGCGGCCTTGATCCTCGCTGCcctccttgcgccgccgccgcccatccttGCTCAAGAGCAACTGCCGCCGTGGCTATTGTGCGGCCCCGCTCCTGCCAGCAGCAAGTGTAAGGCGAACGGCAGCTACCAAGCCAACATCAACCAGCTCTCCGCCACCCTCCCCAAGAACACCTCCTCCAGCCCTGTCCTCTAAGCCACGGGCAGCGCCGGCTCCTCCGCCCCGGACGTCGTCTACGCGCTCGCCCTCTGCCGCGGCGACGCCAACGCCTCCGCTTGCGAGggctgcgtcgccgccgccttcgccggcgCGCAGGGAGGGTGCCCGCTCTACAAGGACGTCATGGTCTTCTACGACCTCTGCCAGCTCTGCTTCTCCAACCGCAACTTCTTCCTCGATGATGACTACATCGGTAACACCTACATCATCAGGGGCTCCCAGCTCGTGAGCAcaccgccggcggaggcgtTCGATGCCGCTGTCCGCCTGCTTGTCAACGCCACCGCCAACTGCCCAGCTGAGAACTCATCCAGGAGATTCGGCACTGGAGAGGAGGACTTCGACAACAAGAGCAGGATCTACGCGCTGGCGCAGTGCACGCCGGACAAGACGGCGGACGTCTGCCGGACATGTCTTACCACAATTGCTTATCAGCTGCCCACGTATTTCGGTGGGTTTAATGGTGGGGGAATTTTTGGGGCCTGGTGCAGCTTCCGCTACGAGCTTGATCCTTTCTTCTCTGGCCGCCCGCTGCTGCAGCTTCCGGCGTTCGTTtggacgccgcctccgcctccgcctgcacCTGCGCTACCGGCGATCACAAGTCAAG ACAAATCGAGAAATAAGACAGGTATGGTACTCTTAGCAATTTTGATACCTAGTACAATTGCTGCAATGCTGGCCATATCCGTCATATGCTTGTGGATAAGGAGGAGAAGATCAGCAGCACAATCTGTTCGACTTT ACACAACTAGTTCAGATGGTATTCAAGGAGCCGATGAGCTTCTCCTTGATCTGTCAGTATTGCGAGTTGCTACATAAGACTTTGCTGAATGCAAAATGCTTGGTAAAGGAGGATTTGGTATGGCTTATAAG GGGGTCCTACCTGATGGTCAACACGTTGCGGTTAAAAGGTTGTGTCAGAGTTCTAGACAAGGAATTGGAGAGCTGA ATGAGCTAGTTCTGGTTGGTAAGCTTCACCACAAGAATCTTGTGAGGCTTATTGGTGTTTGCTTGCAAGGACATGAGAAAATACTTGTGTATGAATATATGCCCAATAGAAGCCTCGATAGTATTCTTTTTGGTAAATTCtaa